In the Hermetia illucens chromosome 1, iHerIll2.2.curated.20191125, whole genome shotgun sequence genome, ATACAGGGAGGGTAggttccatgaggaaatgtgTAAATCGtgtttcgttgccgggtccgtcgttgtaaAATAAATCGAGCCCGTGTGGGAGTTCTTGGCCGTAACCAAAACCCCAGCCTGAAGGTCCAGTTTCCACAGTTTGTCACCTCTATGCTCGGAATGTGTGTAACTTAAAAGTTAAAAATCTTATCTGAAATTCGGAAACGGCCGAGACATAACATacttgatagaccagtagcttactccaaactacaaagctagctttgtactgatgaagggggtaagttgctcccgaaatatatatctatacactgtaaaataaaaattgtagtttggagtaactatcaatttttttggagtggtctatcaattttaggcttaactacaaatagaagacaatatctaacctctcatAACATACTTATCTTATATCTAAAGaatagtaaataaataattcatttGGGTTTTCCGTTATCTTTCAGTTCCTGTGAAGCTGTATGGGACGATTTGGTCTGCGATTGCCCTAATCGCATTCACTATGCTCATAATTGGATCGAAGAAACGGGAAAGACAGTGCTTGATCCCTTATTTGCTTATGAATATGTTAAGTTTGATCTTGAACCTGATGGCTTTGACAGCTGTTGCAATATACCTCTTACTTGCTGGAAGGATGCTAATAGGTGTGGCCATTTTGATTGGAACTCATATATGTaagttttttaaaacaaaacaaaatttatcgTTATTcatatattaatttaattaaagtaaCTGCTTGGGGAGTTTATATTTGGATGTGCATTTATTCGCTGTATTTGGAAATGATTGATGATGAGAAAAATCAAGTCGATCCAGCATACGTTTGAATTCAAAGTAAGTCAATCAACAATACCTGAGCATTGATTTTTACTGCAACCACCATGTACAATGAAATATTCTAAGTGACCTTTATGAATTCAGTCACttt is a window encoding:
- the LOC119661523 gene encoding uncharacterized protein LOC119661523 — translated: MEKMWPLKKCCFCFKLETGAYTLGILGIFACPLNVYFLFLTINEKKAETVPVPVKLYGTIWSAIALIAFTMLIIGSKKRERQCLIPYLLMNMLSLILNLMALTAVAIYLLLAGRMLIGVAILIGTHILTAWGVYIWMCIYSLYLEMIDDEKNQVDPAYV